A genomic window from Halogeometricum borinquense DSM 11551 includes:
- a CDS encoding energy-coupling factor ABC transporter ATP-binding protein, which translates to MTISTDSLTHRYGDTVAIDEVSLEIEAGEFVVLAGANGSGKTTLVRHFNGLLEPDTGDIAVNGQPVSENPVAARTAVGMVFQDPRDQFVAATVGADVAFGPENLGLPRAEIDDRVADALDAVNLRGRRNERIDELSGGEQERVAIAGALAMHPDHLVLDEPFTGLDAPARNAVMDRLTALHGNGTSIVVVTHDLRDVQTLADRVVVLSDGRVVVDETPEQAVEQVEQYDVRAPE; encoded by the coding sequence ATGACCATCAGTACCGACTCACTGACCCACCGCTACGGCGACACCGTCGCTATCGACGAGGTGTCGCTCGAAATCGAGGCCGGCGAGTTCGTCGTCCTCGCCGGTGCGAACGGGTCCGGCAAGACGACGCTCGTTCGCCATTTCAACGGGCTTCTCGAACCCGACACGGGCGATATCGCCGTCAACGGTCAGCCAGTCTCCGAGAATCCTGTCGCCGCCCGGACTGCGGTGGGGATGGTGTTTCAGGACCCGCGCGACCAGTTCGTCGCGGCGACAGTTGGTGCGGACGTTGCGTTCGGTCCCGAGAACCTCGGCCTTCCGCGCGCGGAGATTGACGACCGCGTGGCCGACGCCTTGGATGCGGTAAATCTCCGCGGACGACGCAACGAACGTATTGACGAACTCTCCGGCGGCGAACAGGAACGCGTCGCCATCGCGGGCGCGTTGGCGATGCACCCGGACCATCTCGTCCTCGACGAACCGTTCACCGGACTTGATGCGCCCGCCCGCAATGCCGTGATGGACCGATTGACCGCACTCCACGGTAACGGAACGAGTATCGTCGTCGTCACGCACGATTTGCGCGACGTGCAGACGCTCGCCGACCGCGTTGTTGTCCTCTCTGACGGACGGGTCGTAGTGG
- a CDS encoding biotin transporter BioY yields the protein MSTNTESVELVGDDVVGNIARAALFAALTGAFAYVSFQNPLSPHPVSLQVLGVFLAGIFLGPVWGGASMVLYLTAGAAGAPIFAGGSAGLGSLLGLTAGYLWSYPPAAALIGLLVHGVSGLVDPEHVPVARLVGAMVAGTVVIYVFGTVGFAIVQTGGILSAFAPNVLWDAFVVSALAFVPFEAVKIAAAVGIIRSDAASAE from the coding sequence ATGTCTACGAACACGGAATCAGTCGAACTCGTCGGCGACGACGTGGTGGGTAACATCGCACGCGCGGCGTTGTTTGCGGCGTTGACCGGCGCGTTCGCTTACGTGTCGTTCCAAAACCCGCTGTCGCCGCACCCGGTGAGTCTGCAGGTGCTCGGCGTCTTCCTCGCCGGTATCTTCCTCGGTCCCGTCTGGGGCGGTGCGTCGATGGTGCTGTATCTCACGGCGGGGGCCGCGGGCGCACCTATTTTCGCTGGCGGGTCGGCCGGACTCGGATCACTGCTGGGTCTCACAGCGGGCTATCTCTGGTCGTACCCTCCTGCGGCGGCTCTCATCGGCCTCCTCGTCCACGGCGTTTCCGGGCTCGTTGACCCCGAACACGTCCCCGTCGCTCGCCTCGTCGGCGCGATGGTTGCCGGGACAGTCGTCATCTACGTGTTCGGTACCGTTGGCTTCGCTATCGTCCAAACAGGCGGCATTCTTTCCGCGTTCGCTCCCAACGTGCTCTGGGACGCGTTCGTCGTCAGCGCTCTCGCCTTCGTGCCGTTCGAGGCGGTCAAGATTGCTGCTGCGGTCGGGATCATCCGAAGCGACGCCGCAAGCGCCGAGTAA